The following coding sequences are from one Musa acuminata AAA Group cultivar baxijiao chromosome BXJ2-4, Cavendish_Baxijiao_AAA, whole genome shotgun sequence window:
- the LOC135581444 gene encoding uncharacterized protein LOC135581444 isoform X3 has translation MAEKSYIYQAGWLVRNYLLADHLVACTSVLVGIYMCKMAYDATHMISSLYYKGYASLTKIQSIEWNNRGMSSAHAIFITVMSLYLVFFSDLFSDRTEGLVIFRSSSLSIFTLGVSVGYFVSDLAMIFWLYPSLGGIEYVLHHLLSATAISYTMFSGEGQLYTYMVLISETTTPGINLRWFLDTAGMKKSSAYLVNGVMMFIAWLVARILLFIYLFYYIYLYYDQADAHVRLPSYFAGTRSTIYHEHHVVYKDSKGTQKDTSQAAMIVDVHKFPV, from the exons ATGGCAGAGAAGTCATACATCTACCAGGCTGGGTGGCTGGTCAGAAATTACTTGCTAGCAGATCATCTTGTTGCATGTACCTCTGTCCTTGTTGGCATTTATATGTGCAAGATG GCATATGATGCTACCCATATGATTAGTTCTCTTTACTATAAGGGATATGCTTCCCTCACAAAGATCCAAAGTATCGAGTGGAATAATAG GGGAATGTCAAGTGCCCATGCGATTTTTATCACGGTGATGTCATTATATTTAGTATTCTTCTCAGATCTTTTCTCAGATCGCACTGAAGGGCTAGTTATATTCCGGAGTTCAAGTTTATCTATATTTACATTAGGG GTTTCTGTTGGATACTTCGTGTCGGACCTTGCAATGATCTTTTGGCTATATCCTTCCCTTGGTGGAATTGAATAT GTTCTCCATCATCTGCTATCTGCAACAGCAATTTCTTACACTATGTTTTCCGGGGAAGGGCAGCTGTACACATACATGGTCCTTATTTCTGAGACCACAACTCCTGGAATAAATTTACGATG GTTCCTTGACACTGCTGGAATGAAAAAATCTAGCGCATATCTAGTTAATGGTGTCATGATGTTTATTGCATGGCTG GTGGCAAGAATATTGTTGTTCATCTACTTGTTCTACTACATCTATTTGTATTATGATCAG GCAGATGCACACGTTAGGCTACCTTCTTACTTTGCTGGTACCCGCAGCACTATTTATCATGAACATCATGTGGTTTACAAAGATTCTAAGGGGACTCAGAAAGACACTAGCCAAGCGGCAATGATAGTTGATGTCCATAAATTTCCTGTATAA
- the LOC135581444 gene encoding uncharacterized protein LOC135581444 isoform X2, producing MQVSKTQVMAEKSYIYQAGWLVRNYLLADHLVACTSVLVGIYMCKMAYDATHMISSLYYKGYASLTKIQSIEWNNRGMSSAHAIFITVMSLYLVFFSDLFSDRTEGLVIFRSSSLSIFTLGVSVGYFVSDLAMIFWLYPSLGGIEYVLHHLLSATAISYTMFSGEGQLYTYMVLISETTTPGINLRWFLDTAGMKKSSAYLVNGVMMFIAWLVARILLFIYLFYYIYLYYDQIRQMHTLGYLLTLLVPAALFIMNIMWFTKILRGLRKTLAKRQ from the exons ATGCAGGTTTCTAAGACTCAGGTAATGGCAGAGAAGTCATACATCTACCAGGCTGGGTGGCTGGTCAGAAATTACTTGCTAGCAGATCATCTTGTTGCATGTACCTCTGTCCTTGTTGGCATTTATATGTGCAAGATG GCATATGATGCTACCCATATGATTAGTTCTCTTTACTATAAGGGATATGCTTCCCTCACAAAGATCCAAAGTATCGAGTGGAATAATAG GGGAATGTCAAGTGCCCATGCGATTTTTATCACGGTGATGTCATTATATTTAGTATTCTTCTCAGATCTTTTCTCAGATCGCACTGAAGGGCTAGTTATATTCCGGAGTTCAAGTTTATCTATATTTACATTAGGG GTTTCTGTTGGATACTTCGTGTCGGACCTTGCAATGATCTTTTGGCTATATCCTTCCCTTGGTGGAATTGAATAT GTTCTCCATCATCTGCTATCTGCAACAGCAATTTCTTACACTATGTTTTCCGGGGAAGGGCAGCTGTACACATACATGGTCCTTATTTCTGAGACCACAACTCCTGGAATAAATTTACGATG GTTCCTTGACACTGCTGGAATGAAAAAATCTAGCGCATATCTAGTTAATGGTGTCATGATGTTTATTGCATGGCTG GTGGCAAGAATATTGTTGTTCATCTACTTGTTCTACTACATCTATTTGTATTATGATCAG ATCAGGCAGATGCACACGTTAGGCTACCTTCTTACTTTGCTGGTACCCGCAGCACTATTTATCATGAACATCATGTGGTTTACAAAGATTCTAAGGGGACTCAGAAAGACACTAGCCAAGCGGCAATGA
- the LOC135581444 gene encoding uncharacterized protein LOC135581444 isoform X1: MQVSKTQVMAEKSYIYQAGWLVRNYLLADHLVACTSVLVGIYMCKMAYDATHMISSLYYKGYASLTKIQSIEWNNRGMSSAHAIFITVMSLYLVFFSDLFSDRTEGLVIFRSSSLSIFTLGVSVGYFVSDLAMIFWLYPSLGGIEYVLHHLLSATAISYTMFSGEGQLYTYMVLISETTTPGINLRWFLDTAGMKKSSAYLVNGVMMFIAWLVARILLFIYLFYYIYLYYDQADAHVRLPSYFAGTRSTIYHEHHVVYKDSKGTQKDTSQAAMIVDVHKFPV, from the exons ATGCAGGTTTCTAAGACTCAGGTAATGGCAGAGAAGTCATACATCTACCAGGCTGGGTGGCTGGTCAGAAATTACTTGCTAGCAGATCATCTTGTTGCATGTACCTCTGTCCTTGTTGGCATTTATATGTGCAAGATG GCATATGATGCTACCCATATGATTAGTTCTCTTTACTATAAGGGATATGCTTCCCTCACAAAGATCCAAAGTATCGAGTGGAATAATAG GGGAATGTCAAGTGCCCATGCGATTTTTATCACGGTGATGTCATTATATTTAGTATTCTTCTCAGATCTTTTCTCAGATCGCACTGAAGGGCTAGTTATATTCCGGAGTTCAAGTTTATCTATATTTACATTAGGG GTTTCTGTTGGATACTTCGTGTCGGACCTTGCAATGATCTTTTGGCTATATCCTTCCCTTGGTGGAATTGAATAT GTTCTCCATCATCTGCTATCTGCAACAGCAATTTCTTACACTATGTTTTCCGGGGAAGGGCAGCTGTACACATACATGGTCCTTATTTCTGAGACCACAACTCCTGGAATAAATTTACGATG GTTCCTTGACACTGCTGGAATGAAAAAATCTAGCGCATATCTAGTTAATGGTGTCATGATGTTTATTGCATGGCTG GTGGCAAGAATATTGTTGTTCATCTACTTGTTCTACTACATCTATTTGTATTATGATCAG GCAGATGCACACGTTAGGCTACCTTCTTACTTTGCTGGTACCCGCAGCACTATTTATCATGAACATCATGTGGTTTACAAAGATTCTAAGGGGACTCAGAAAGACACTAGCCAAGCGGCAATGATAGTTGATGTCCATAAATTTCCTGTATAA
- the LOC135581444 gene encoding uncharacterized protein LOC135581444 isoform X5, whose protein sequence is MYLCPCWHLYVQDVCNSQAYDATHMISSLYYKGYASLTKIQSIEWNNRGMSSAHAIFITVMSLYLVFFSDLFSDRTEGLVIFRSSSLSIFTLGVSVGYFVSDLAMIFWLYPSLGGIEYVLHHLLSATAISYTMFSGEGQLYTYMVLISETTTPGINLRWFLDTAGMKKSSAYLVNGVMMFIAWLVARILLFIYLFYYIYLYYDQADAHVRLPSYFAGTRSTIYHEHHVVYKDSKGTQKDTSQAAMIVDVHKFPV, encoded by the exons ATGTACCTCTGTCCTTGTTGGCATTTATATGTGCAAGATG TCTGCAATTCTCAGGCATATGATGCTACCCATATGATTAGTTCTCTTTACTATAAGGGATATGCTTCCCTCACAAAGATCCAAAGTATCGAGTGGAATAATAG GGGAATGTCAAGTGCCCATGCGATTTTTATCACGGTGATGTCATTATATTTAGTATTCTTCTCAGATCTTTTCTCAGATCGCACTGAAGGGCTAGTTATATTCCGGAGTTCAAGTTTATCTATATTTACATTAGGG GTTTCTGTTGGATACTTCGTGTCGGACCTTGCAATGATCTTTTGGCTATATCCTTCCCTTGGTGGAATTGAATAT GTTCTCCATCATCTGCTATCTGCAACAGCAATTTCTTACACTATGTTTTCCGGGGAAGGGCAGCTGTACACATACATGGTCCTTATTTCTGAGACCACAACTCCTGGAATAAATTTACGATG GTTCCTTGACACTGCTGGAATGAAAAAATCTAGCGCATATCTAGTTAATGGTGTCATGATGTTTATTGCATGGCTG GTGGCAAGAATATTGTTGTTCATCTACTTGTTCTACTACATCTATTTGTATTATGATCAG GCAGATGCACACGTTAGGCTACCTTCTTACTTTGCTGGTACCCGCAGCACTATTTATCATGAACATCATGTGGTTTACAAAGATTCTAAGGGGACTCAGAAAGACACTAGCCAAGCGGCAATGATAGTTGATGTCCATAAATTTCCTGTATAA
- the LOC135611302 gene encoding BTB/POZ domain and ankyrin repeat-containing protein NPR2-like, producing the protein MPNLTEPSSSISFASSSYLSNGSSAYHVPGGTAPSPSPPPAAPEGGTNLEVLSLSKLSSNLERLLLDTEFDCTDAEIAVEGAPVGIHRCILAARSRFFRDLFSREGSGGNRQEGKPRYVMNELVPGGRIGREAFMVFLSYLYTGKLRAAPQDVSICVDRFCAHDACRPAIGFAVELLYASSVFQIAELVSLLQRRLLNFVDKAMVEDVIPILQVASHSKLNQLLSHCVQRVARSDLDDIALEKELPQEVAEEIRLLHRESQPKESTATVDPMLEKRIKRIHRALDSDDVELVKLLLSESGVTLDDAYALHYAAAYSDSKVVAELLDLGSANVNLKNDRGYTPLHLAAMRREPAVIVSLLTKGASALETTADGQNAVRICRRLTRAKDYFTRTEQGQESNKNKICIDILEREIMRNPLAAEDSATSPLLADDLHMKLLYLENRVAFARLFFPAEAKLAMEIAHANTTSEFTGIAKSRSSSNLRDVDLNETPVVQNKRLRSRVDALSKTVELGRRYFPHCSQVLDKFLEDDLPDVFYLQKGTPDEQKVKKLRFCELKEDVRKAFSKDKAGSLLSGLSSSSSSSSPKSEEKHHTFARN; encoded by the exons ATGCCTAATCTCACGGAGCCTTCGTCTTCCATAAGCTTTGCCTCTTCCTCCTACCTCTCCAATGGCTCGAGTGCCTACCATGTTCCGGGTGGCACCGCGCCTAGCCCCTCGCCTCCTCCCGCGGCGCCGGAGGGTGGGACCAACCTCGAGGTCCTGAGCCTCAGCAAGCTGAGCTCTAATCTCGAGCGCCTCCTCCTCGACACCGAGTTTGACTGCACTGACGCCGAGATCGCAGTGGAAGGGGCTCCTGTCGGCATCCACCGCTGCATCCTGGCCGCAAGGAGCCGGTTCTTCCGTGACCTCTTCTCCCGAGAAGGAAGCGGAGGGAATCGACAGGAGGGGAAGCCCAGGTACGTCATGAACGAGCTGGTCCCCGGTGGTCGGATCGGCCGGGAGGCCTTCATGGTCTTCTTGAGCTATCTCTACACGGGCAAGCTCAGAGCGGCCCCGCAGGATGTGTCGATATGCGTTGACAGGTTCTGCGCGCATGACGCTTGCCGGCCAGCCATTGGCTTCGCCGTCGAGCTCTTGTACGCATCTTCTGTCTTTCAGATCGCGGAGCTCGTCTCACTTTTACAG CGTCGACTTCTGAATTTTGTTGATAAAGCTATGGTGGAAGATGTCATTCCTATCCTTCAGGTTGCCTCCCACTCGAAGCTTAACCAGTTGCTCTCTCACTGTGTCCAAAGAGTAGCTAGGTCGGATCTTGATGATATTGCTCTTGAGAAGGAGCTCCCGCAAGAAGTAGCTGAAGAAATTAGATTATTGCATCGCGAATCTCAGCCTAAGGAATCTACTGCCACCGTGGACCCCATGCTTGAGAAGAGAATTAAAAGAATCCACAGAGCTCTGGACTCTGATGATGTTGAACTGGTAAAGTTGCTTTTGAGTGAGTCTGGGGTTACTCTAGATGATGCCTATGCTCTACATTATGCGGCTGCTTACTCTGATTCTAAAGTTGTCGCTGAGTTGTTAGACCTTGGGTCAGCCAATGTGAATTTAAAGAATGATAGAGGATACACACCACTTCATTTGGCTGCCATGAGAAGAGAGCCAGCAGTGATTGTGTCACTTCTCACAAAAGGTGCCTCAGCATTAGAAACAACAGCTGATGGCCAAAATGCTGTTAGAATATGTAGGAGACTAACTAGGGCGAAAGATTATTTTACAAGAACAGAGCAGGGTCAAGAATCAAATAAAAACAAGATTTGCATTGATATTCTGGAGAGAGAGATTATGAGGAATCCCTTGGCTGCAGAAGACTCTGCTACATCACCATTGTTGGCTGATGATCTACACATGAAGCTTCTTTACCTGGAAAATAGAG TTGCATTTGCAAGATTATTCTTCCCTGCTGAAGCTAAGTTAGCCATGGAAATAGCACACGCCAACACAACTTCTGAATTTACTGGTATTGCCAAATCTAGAAGCTCCAGTAACCTGAGGGATGTTGACCTGAACGAAACACCCGTAGTGCAAAATAAGAGGCTTCGATCAAGGGTAGATGCCTTGTCGAAAACAG TGGAATTGGGCCGGCGATATTTTCCTCACTGTTCACAAGTGTTGGATAAGTTCCTGGAGGATGACTTGCCCGATGTGTTCTACCTCCAGAAGGGCACCCCCGATGAGCAGAAGGTCAAAAAGTTGCGTTTCTGTGAGCTCAAAGAGGATGTTAGGAAGGCGTTCAGCAAGGACAAGGCCGGAAGCTTGCTCTCGGGGCTGTCATCATCCTCATCCTCGTCGTCGCCTAAAAGTGAAGAAAAGCATCACACATTTGCAAGAAATTGA
- the LOC135581444 gene encoding uncharacterized protein LOC135581444 isoform X4: MAEKSYIYQAGWLVRNYLLADHLVACTSVLVGIYMCKMAYDATHMISSLYYKGYASLTKIQSIEWNNRGMSSAHAIFITVMSLYLVFFSDLFSDRTEGLVIFRSSSLSIFTLGVSVGYFVSDLAMIFWLYPSLGGIEYVLHHLLSATAISYTMFSGEGQLYTYMVLISETTTPGINLRWFLDTAGMKKSSAYLVNGVMMFIAWLVARILLFIYLFYYIYLYYDQIRQMHTLGYLLTLLVPAALFIMNIMWFTKILRGLRKTLAKRQ; this comes from the exons ATGGCAGAGAAGTCATACATCTACCAGGCTGGGTGGCTGGTCAGAAATTACTTGCTAGCAGATCATCTTGTTGCATGTACCTCTGTCCTTGTTGGCATTTATATGTGCAAGATG GCATATGATGCTACCCATATGATTAGTTCTCTTTACTATAAGGGATATGCTTCCCTCACAAAGATCCAAAGTATCGAGTGGAATAATAG GGGAATGTCAAGTGCCCATGCGATTTTTATCACGGTGATGTCATTATATTTAGTATTCTTCTCAGATCTTTTCTCAGATCGCACTGAAGGGCTAGTTATATTCCGGAGTTCAAGTTTATCTATATTTACATTAGGG GTTTCTGTTGGATACTTCGTGTCGGACCTTGCAATGATCTTTTGGCTATATCCTTCCCTTGGTGGAATTGAATAT GTTCTCCATCATCTGCTATCTGCAACAGCAATTTCTTACACTATGTTTTCCGGGGAAGGGCAGCTGTACACATACATGGTCCTTATTTCTGAGACCACAACTCCTGGAATAAATTTACGATG GTTCCTTGACACTGCTGGAATGAAAAAATCTAGCGCATATCTAGTTAATGGTGTCATGATGTTTATTGCATGGCTG GTGGCAAGAATATTGTTGTTCATCTACTTGTTCTACTACATCTATTTGTATTATGATCAG ATCAGGCAGATGCACACGTTAGGCTACCTTCTTACTTTGCTGGTACCCGCAGCACTATTTATCATGAACATCATGTGGTTTACAAAGATTCTAAGGGGACTCAGAAAGACACTAGCCAAGCGGCAATGA